The following are encoded together in the Humulus lupulus chromosome 5, drHumLupu1.1, whole genome shotgun sequence genome:
- the LOC133780323 gene encoding hevamine-A-like encodes MAIKSKLITSLLLGFSTLALLIHTSNAGGIAVYWGQASNEETLIKTCESGRYKYVIIAFLNKFGNGQTPELNLASHCNPAGGGCQVASNGIKACQKKGIKVLLSIGGGIGKYTLTSTADAKKVADYLWNNFLGGKSNSRPLGDAVLDGIDFDIELGNTQHYDDLAKALKAHSTKVLLSAAPQCPFPDRFVGEALKAVTFDYVWIQFYNNAPCQYNADTGSVKNLLDSWAEWNRKLKAKKIFMGLPAAKKAAGSGYIPPSVLKEKVLPIIKKSPKYGGIMLWNKFYDLQNKYSHAILKSV; translated from the coding sequence ATGGCCATAAAATCCAAACTGATCACATCTCTACTCCTTGGCTTTTCAACCTTGGCCTTATTAATCCATACCTCTAATGCTGGTGGCATAGCCGTCTACTGGGGCCAAGCCAGCAATGAAGAAACCCTAATCAAAACTTGCGAGTCTGGAAGATACAAATATGTCATCATAGCCTTTCTCAACAAGTTCGGCAACGGTCAAACACCGGAGCTCAACCTCGCCAGCCACTGCAACCCCGCCGGTGGCGGCTGCCAGGTGGCTAGCAATGGCATAAAGGCTTGTCAAAAGAAAGGAATCAAAGTGCTTCTTTCCATTGGAGGTGGCATAGGAAAGTACACTCTAACTTCCACAGCCGACGCCAAAAAGGTGGCCGACTACTTGTGGAACAACTTCTTGGGTGGCAAGTCCAACTCTCGTCCCTTAGGCGACGCCGTTTTGGATGGAATAGATTTCGACATCGAGCTCGGAAACACACAACACTACGACGATCTGGCAAAGGCTTTAAAGGCTCACAGCACGAAAGTTTTACTGAGCGCAGCTCCTCAGTGTCCGTTTCCAGATAGGTTCGTTGGTGAGGCGCTTAAGGCTGTGACTTTTGACTATGTTTGGATTCAGTTTTACAACAATGCTCCATGCCAGTATAACGCTGATACCGGTTCTGTCAAGAACCTTCTTGACTCTTGGGCCGAATGGAACCGAAAGCTAAAGGCTAAGAAGATCTTTATGGGGTTGCCGGCGGCCAAGAAGGCAGCCGGAAGCGGGTACATTCCGCCGAGTGTGCTGAAAGAGAAAGTTCTTCCCATAATAAAGAAATCGCCAAAATATGGAGGCATCATGCTGTGGAACAAGTTTTATGATCTTCAGAATAAATATAGTCATGCCATTCTCAAAAGTGTTTGA